The DNA segment TTTTCAAGAGATATATGCATGCCATCTTAAAACGCCCATATACGCTTGAAATTCTTGCTTGGGAGGCTATAGAACGGAATGCATTAACGAAAACGCTAGAAGAGATTAGATCAAAAACTGCTCTTCAATTTTTTGAATATATGGAGCAGGATCCACCAAAGAATGTAGATTTAACAGCACTTGTATTATTAATGGCAGGAGCAATAAATTTTATTGTCGTAAGATCACGAATATATCCTTCCCTTGGAGGTATAGACCTTCGTGCAGATGAAGGATGGAAAAGACTCGAAAGAACAATAGATCAACTTCTTTCTGGAATACTCAAATAAGGAATATTATAAAATTTGAATGAGAGTGTTCTGGAGGCTTTTCATTTAATAAATTACTAAAGCGCCTGGCTCAAGAGCCAGGCGCTTTAGTAATTTATTTATTTTGACCTCGTTTAGTCCAGAGCTTCATTTCTTTCATTTTCTTTCTACGTTCTCTTTGTAATGATTTGCAGACCAGAGGCAATTTCTTTTTATAGCCATATTTTTCTCTGTATTCATCTGGAGTTAGATCATGGCTGGAAAGATGCTTTTTGGTCAAAACCTTGAAAGACTTGCCGCAGGAACAGCATAAGATAGATTTTTCGCGAATAGCTTTACTTGGGTCAACGGCAAATACTTCTTCTGTTTCTAGGGAGCCACCTTCCGCAATTGCTTGAATACCGGTCGATAACTTTTGAACCATTGAAGTTATTTCATCTTCAGTC comes from the Pseudodesulfovibrio piezophilus C1TLV30 genome and includes:
- a CDS encoding TetR/AcrR family transcriptional regulator, which gives rise to MNNLALVPNVIPIHSREMTKDRLKSAVGKVLANVGFQNLDVNQVAHEAGLDRKLIYQYFGGLQGLVYEYGQTQDFWPDVEELLGDEQDVISSLPPHEVMALFFKRYMHAILKRPYTLEILAWEAIERNALTKTLEEIRSKTALQFFEYMEQDPPKNVDLTALVLLMAGAINFIVVRSRIYPSLGGIDLRADEGWKRLERTIDQLLSGILK
- a CDS encoding MucR family transcriptional regulator, with amino-acid sequence MEDYLKEALEIVKAQASVRTMTEDEITSMVQKLSTGIQAIAEGGSLETEEVFAVDPSKAIREKSILCCSCGKSFKVLTKKHLSSHDLTPDEYREKYGYKKKLPLVCKSLQRERRKKMKEMKLWTKRGQNK